A genomic region of bacterium contains the following coding sequences:
- a CDS encoding GNAT family N-acetyltransferase produces the protein MQIYRAYFIFLHSELRMRIEIATNPNVLLGLQEKWRDLAQNSRITNIFNEPEMLVPALQFLTGNRKIQVALLWEKKELVGLFPFAFSPTWRGLPLKHFILWNHPYSFLSTPLIRSDYLITTFNMFLKWIVSVIRYPYLIECHHISSELFSGDREGFLSLLEKCKFQSAMHLESRPGFNLQSYVSFEDYWQTRSRAFRKKYRQRFRQLTEQGIVKVERLPLLSEGGSHEALHSWIEDFLLLEQQGWKGRQGTAMCSNQAHAHYFSRIVSELFKTNKLHFMRLSVNGETIAGKCSFSSGGKVFCFKIAYREKFARSSPGLLLEVEFIREMMRSSEFSVIDSCARPDHPLFESIWEDSISTISGILYRGKVFGILRGVYRQSLQHSDKFYETR, from the coding sequence ATGCAAATATATCGGGCCTATTTTATCTTCCTTCACTCGGAGCTAAGGATGAGGATAGAGATAGCCACAAACCCAAATGTTCTATTGGGGCTTCAGGAGAAATGGAGAGATCTCGCACAGAATAGTCGAATAACGAACATTTTCAACGAGCCCGAGATGCTCGTACCGGCTCTTCAATTTCTTACGGGCAATAGAAAGATTCAGGTCGCTCTCTTATGGGAGAAAAAAGAGCTAGTGGGGCTTTTTCCTTTTGCTTTTAGTCCAACATGGAGAGGATTGCCTCTGAAACATTTCATCCTATGGAATCATCCCTATAGCTTCCTCTCTACACCACTTATTCGTTCTGACTATTTGATAACTACGTTTAATATGTTTCTCAAGTGGATCGTAAGCGTGATAAGGTATCCATACTTAATCGAGTGTCATCATATCTCATCGGAATTATTCAGTGGAGACAGAGAAGGGTTCTTGAGCCTTTTAGAAAAGTGCAAGTTTCAGAGCGCAATGCATTTAGAGAGCAGGCCTGGGTTTAACTTGCAGAGCTATGTATCCTTTGAGGACTATTGGCAAACACGCTCACGCGCATTTAGAAAGAAATACCGACAGCGTTTTCGGCAATTAACCGAACAAGGAATCGTCAAGGTTGAAAGACTACCGCTATTGTCTGAGGGAGGATCTCATGAAGCACTTCATTCTTGGATTGAGGACTTTCTACTTCTTGAGCAACAAGGATGGAAGGGGCGCCAAGGCACTGCTATGTGTTCGAATCAAGCACATGCACACTATTTCTCAAGAATAGTTAGTGAGCTTTTTAAAACTAACAAATTGCATTTTATGCGGCTTTCTGTGAATGGAGAGACGATTGCTGGGAAATGTTCTTTCTCAAGTGGGGGTAAAGTATTTTGCTTCAAAATTGCTTATCGAGAGAAATTCGCTCGCTCCTCTCCGGGTCTCTTGCTAGAAGTCGAGTTTATTCGGGAGATGATGAGATCTTCTGAATTTAGCGTGATTGACTCTTGCGCTCGCCCAGATCACCCACTATTCGAGAGTATTTGGGAAGATAGTATTTCTACGATCAGTGGGATTTTATATCGCGGCAAAGTATTTGGAATACTGAGAGGCGTCTATCGCCAATCGCTACAACACAGCGACAAATTCTACGAGACGAGATAG
- a CDS encoding glycosyltransferase gives MNPPKNIRTLILIDTARIGGPGKGILQLLDTVCHAQHSIQVATFQSARHKSSEFIQELEKRGHTPIVLYERSRFDTLPIKKFREVLLSGKYDIVQSHGYKAHLYARIARIRVPIIWIAVLNGWTAENLQVRGYHLLDRLNIPYADNIVAVSRELGDYARRVAKDIPINVIPNAVEYKESAIQHQGNGCRNFRLGIIGRLSHEKGHRLLFQALKSLNRFPFQFFLDVVGEGGCYDELLGMVRHFGLEKRVRFLGYQKNLDVIYRSLNLVVMPSLHEGSPNVLLEAMSHGVPVLGANISSLSSIIRNRENGFLFEAGNVDNLSDELRFISTVPSDRLRCISLNARDQIRRDFAPSMRTKRFTDLYQRLVYSDSNEK, from the coding sequence ATGAACCCCCCAAAAAATATCCGTACTCTGATTCTTATTGATACCGCACGAATTGGGGGACCTGGCAAAGGAATTTTGCAGCTGCTCGATACCGTATGTCATGCCCAACATTCGATACAAGTCGCCACTTTTCAAAGTGCACGTCATAAAAGCTCGGAGTTTATCCAGGAACTAGAGAAACGAGGGCATACACCGATAGTTTTATATGAACGAAGTCGATTTGATACGCTCCCTATAAAGAAATTCAGGGAAGTATTGCTTTCAGGAAAATACGATATCGTTCAGTCACACGGATATAAGGCCCATCTCTATGCGCGAATTGCAAGAATTCGAGTCCCAATTATATGGATAGCTGTTTTGAATGGCTGGACGGCTGAGAATCTACAGGTCAGAGGCTATCATCTACTGGATAGGCTCAATATTCCGTACGCTGACAACATTGTGGCCGTATCAAGAGAATTGGGTGATTATGCAAGAAGAGTAGCGAAAGATATTCCAATCAATGTGATTCCAAATGCTGTTGAATATAAAGAGAGTGCTATTCAACATCAAGGTAATGGTTGCAGGAACTTTCGCCTCGGTATTATCGGTCGATTAAGTCATGAGAAGGGACATAGGCTCCTGTTTCAAGCGCTTAAATCCCTTAATAGATTTCCCTTTCAATTCTTTCTTGATGTGGTTGGGGAAGGGGGATGCTACGATGAGCTCCTCGGAATGGTCAGACATTTTGGACTCGAAAAAAGAGTTCGCTTCTTGGGGTATCAAAAAAATTTAGATGTGATTTATCGTTCATTAAATCTTGTCGTGATGCCATCGCTCCACGAGGGATCCCCGAACGTTTTACTTGAAGCGATGTCTCATGGAGTGCCAGTACTTGGGGCAAATATTTCTTCACTCAGCTCAATTATCCGTAACCGTGAAAACGGATTTTTGTTCGAAGCTGGGAATGTTGATAATTTGTCCGACGAATTACGATTTATAAGTACGGTTCCCTCCGATAGGCTAAGATGCATTAGTCTCAATGCTAGAGATCAGATAAGACGTGATTTTGCTCCGAGTATGCGAACGAAGCGATTTACTGACCTCTATCAACGACTTGTCTACTCAGACAGTAATGAGAAATAA